From the genome of Mycobacterium dioxanotrophicus, one region includes:
- the zwf gene encoding glucose-6-phosphate dehydrogenase has product MTETNRRPADWVNPLWDKRDKRMPRIAGPCAVVIFGVTGDLARKKLMPAIYDLANRGLLPPNFALVGFARRDWADEDFSKIVYDAVRQHARTPFHQEVWDRLAEGFRFVQGTFDDDASFDRLKDTLNKLDEERGTSGNHAFYLSIPPKAFPQVCEQLSRSGLAEKPDCSWSRVVIEKPFGHDLKSAEELNSVVNSVFPESSVFRIDHYLGKETVQNILALRFANELFEPVWNSHYVDSVQITMAEDIGLGGRGGYYDGVGAARDVIQNHLLQLLALTALEEPVSFSPAELQAEKIKVLSATKLVEPLDETTSRGQYVGGWQGGEKVVGLLDEEGFSQTSTTETFAAITLEVDTRRWAGVPFYLRTGKRLGRRVTEIALVFKRAPHLPFDASMTDELGQNALVIRVQPDEGITLRFGSKVPGHIMEVRDVSMDFSYGSAFAEESPEAYERLILDVLLGEPSLFPVNAEVELSWKILDPALEYWATHGKPDPYESGTWGPDSAFEMLRRSGREWRRP; this is encoded by the coding sequence ATGACCGAGACCAACAGGCGTCCGGCAGACTGGGTCAACCCGCTGTGGGACAAACGTGACAAGCGCATGCCCAGGATCGCCGGGCCGTGTGCGGTAGTGATCTTCGGCGTCACCGGCGACTTGGCCCGCAAGAAGCTGATGCCGGCGATCTACGACCTGGCCAACCGCGGCCTGCTGCCGCCGAACTTCGCCCTGGTGGGCTTCGCCCGCCGCGACTGGGCGGACGAGGACTTCAGCAAGATCGTCTACGACGCGGTGCGGCAGCACGCCCGGACCCCGTTCCACCAGGAGGTCTGGGACCGGCTGGCGGAGGGTTTCCGGTTCGTCCAGGGCACGTTCGACGACGACGCGTCCTTCGATCGGCTCAAGGACACCCTCAACAAGCTCGATGAGGAGCGCGGCACCAGCGGCAATCACGCGTTCTACCTGTCGATCCCGCCCAAGGCGTTCCCCCAGGTCTGCGAACAGCTCTCCCGCAGCGGGCTGGCCGAGAAGCCGGACTGCAGCTGGAGCCGGGTGGTCATCGAGAAGCCGTTCGGCCATGACCTCAAGAGCGCCGAGGAGCTCAACAGCGTCGTCAACAGCGTCTTCCCGGAGTCGTCGGTGTTCCGCATCGACCACTACCTGGGCAAGGAGACGGTGCAGAACATCCTGGCGCTGCGCTTCGCCAACGAGCTGTTCGAGCCGGTGTGGAACTCGCACTATGTGGACAGCGTGCAGATCACCATGGCCGAGGACATCGGCCTCGGTGGGCGCGGCGGCTACTACGACGGTGTCGGCGCGGCCCGCGACGTGATCCAGAACCATCTGCTGCAGCTGCTCGCGCTCACGGCGCTGGAGGAGCCGGTGAGCTTCTCCCCCGCCGAGTTGCAGGCCGAGAAGATCAAGGTGCTTTCGGCCACCAAGCTGGTCGAGCCGCTCGACGAGACCACCTCGCGCGGTCAATACGTCGGTGGCTGGCAGGGCGGCGAGAAGGTCGTGGGCCTGCTCGACGAGGAGGGCTTCTCCCAGACCTCGACGACCGAGACGTTCGCGGCCATCACCCTGGAGGTGGACACCCGCCGCTGGGCCGGTGTGCCGTTCTATCTGCGCACCGGAAAGCGGTTGGGCCGCAGGGTCACCGAGATCGCGTTGGTGTTCAAGCGTGCGCCGCACCTGCCGTTCGATGCCAGCATGACCGATGAGCTCGGCCAGAACGCACTGGTGATCCGCGTGCAGCCCGACGAAGGCATCACGCTGCGGTTCGGATCCAAGGTTCCGGGCCACATCATGGAAGTGCGCGATGTCAGCATGGACTTCTCCTACGGTTCGGCATTCGCCGAGGAATCGCCGGAGGCCTACGAGCGGCTGATCCTCGACGTGCTGCTCGGTGAGCCGTCGCTGTTCCCGGTCAACGCCGAGGTCGAATTGTCGTGGAAGATCCTCGATCCCGCGCTGGAGTACTGGGCCACGCACGGTAAGCCCGACCCGTACGAATCCGGGACATGGGGCCCGGACTCTGCGTTCGAGATGTTGCGTCGCTCCGGCCGGGAATGGAGGCGGCCCTAA
- the opcA gene encoding glucose-6-phosphate dehydrogenase assembly protein OpcA, protein MILDLPDTNTGAINKKIVALREEGGAITLGRVLTLVVAPNNESLLEESIEAANAASREHPCRVIVVIPGDRLATEARLDAQLRVGRDAGANEVVVLRLSGPLANHASSVVTPFLLPDTPVVTWWPDLAPKVPSKDPLGKLAIRRITDATNGENPLACIKSRLAGYSTGDTDLAWSRVTYWRALLTAAVDQGPYEPITSALVSGLKDEPALDVLAGWLASRIDGPVTRAVGELKVELTRASETITLTRPQEGVTATLTRTGRPDAQIPLARRETRDCLAEDMRRLDDDEIYFEALQGIEKVTYA, encoded by the coding sequence ATGATTCTCGATCTGCCCGACACCAACACCGGTGCCATCAACAAGAAGATCGTCGCGCTGCGCGAAGAGGGCGGTGCCATCACGCTGGGCCGGGTGTTGACGCTGGTCGTCGCGCCCAACAACGAGTCGCTGCTCGAAGAGTCCATCGAGGCGGCCAATGCCGCGAGCCGCGAGCATCCCTGCCGCGTCATCGTGGTCATTCCGGGTGACCGGCTGGCCACCGAGGCTCGGCTGGATGCCCAGCTGCGGGTTGGTCGTGACGCGGGCGCCAACGAGGTGGTGGTGCTGCGGTTGTCCGGCCCGCTGGCCAACCATGCCAGCAGCGTGGTGACCCCGTTCCTGCTGCCCGACACCCCAGTGGTGACGTGGTGGCCGGATCTGGCTCCGAAGGTTCCGTCAAAGGATCCGTTGGGCAAGTTGGCCATTCGCCGAATCACCGATGCCACCAACGGCGAGAATCCGTTGGCCTGCATCAAGAGCAGGCTGGCCGGCTACAGCACCGGCGATACCGACCTGGCGTGGAGCCGGGTGACGTACTGGCGGGCCCTGCTGACCGCAGCAGTGGACCAGGGCCCCTACGAACCGATCACGTCGGCGCTGGTGTCCGGGCTGAAAGACGAACCGGCACTTGACGTCCTGGCGGGGTGGCTGGCCAGCCGTATCGACGGTCCGGTGACCAGGGCCGTCGGTGAGCTGAAGGTCGAGCTCACCCGGGCCAGTGAGACCATCACGTTGACCCGGCCGCAGGAGGGTGTCACCGCGACACTGACCCGCACCGGTCGGCCCGACGCTCAGATTCCGTTGGCCCGCAGGGAGACTCGTGATTGCCTTGCCGAGGACATGCGCCGGCTCGACGACGACGAGATCTATTTCGAAGCGCTGCAGGGTATCGAGAAGGTGACATATGCCTGA
- the pgl gene encoding 6-phosphogluconolactonase produces MPESVIETYVDAEQLAAAAGARLVGAITSAIAARDEASIVLTGGTVGIAMLRHVAGAEIDWSKVQLFWGDDRFVPAGDADRNDQQAHDALLESVNIPPANVHRMATSDGEFGDAIDDAAAAYAEVLPAEFDVHLLGMGGEGHINSLFPDTAAVRETERLVVAVTDSPKPPPRRITLTLPAIHRAREVWLVVAGAEKAEAVAAAVGGAAPVDVPAAGAIGRDRTVWLLDEQAASKLPA; encoded by the coding sequence ATGCCTGAGAGCGTGATCGAAACCTACGTCGACGCAGAGCAATTGGCGGCTGCGGCAGGAGCCCGGCTGGTCGGGGCGATCACGTCGGCCATCGCGGCCCGCGACGAGGCGTCCATCGTGCTGACCGGCGGCACCGTCGGGATCGCGATGCTGCGCCACGTCGCCGGGGCGGAGATCGACTGGTCCAAGGTGCAGCTGTTCTGGGGCGACGACCGCTTCGTACCGGCCGGCGACGCCGACCGCAACGATCAGCAGGCACACGACGCCCTGCTGGAGTCCGTCAACATACCGCCGGCCAATGTGCACCGGATGGCCACCAGCGACGGTGAATTCGGCGATGCGATCGACGACGCCGCTGCGGCATACGCCGAGGTGCTGCCCGCGGAGTTCGACGTGCATCTCCTCGGAATGGGGGGCGAGGGACACATCAACTCGCTGTTCCCCGACACCGCCGCGGTGCGGGAAACCGAGCGGCTGGTGGTCGCGGTGACCGACTCCCCCAAGCCACCGCCCCGGCGCATCACGCTGACGCTGCCGGCGATACACCGCGCGCGTGAGGTCTGGCTCGTGGTGGCCGGCGCCGAGAAGGCCGAAGCAGTGGCCGCTGCGGTGGGCGGGGCCGCCCCGGTCGACGTGCCCGCCGCCGGGGCGATCGGCCGTGACCGCACGGTGTGGCTGCTCGACGAGCAGGCCGCCTCCAAGCTGCCCGCCTGA
- a CDS encoding FAD-dependent oxidoreductase, translated as MRTIQVAVIGAGPAGIYAADILTKEYGHARVDVFDRLPAPYGLVRYGVAPDHPRIKEIIKALRRVLSRDEIRFIGNVHYGSDVALPDLRRHYDAVIFSTGARADRDLDIPGIELPGSYGAADFVSWYDGHPDVPRSWPLTAKNVAVLGAGNVALDVARMLAKPADEQLTTEIAGNVYQGLAANAATDVHVFARRGPAQIKFSPMEFRELSHSPNVDVIVHPEGFEIDEASQRTINTSKSTKLVVDTMMKYLEREPTGAPHRIHIHLCQAPVAVLGEDRVEGLRTERTELIGDGTVRGTGEFTEWPVEAVYRAVGYLSSHLAGLPFDHHAGVIPHDAGRVLDIDGGLIDATYVTGWIKRGPIGLIGHTKSDAAETVNSLLSDLPGLRVPEVTDPDAILEHLAAKDVDYTTWAEWERLDAHEISLGEVQGRERVKVVAREEMIRAGRDALVRD; from the coding sequence ATGAGGACGATCCAGGTAGCAGTCATCGGTGCAGGTCCCGCGGGAATCTATGCCGCAGACATCCTGACCAAGGAGTACGGGCACGCACGCGTCGACGTATTCGACCGTCTCCCAGCCCCTTACGGTCTGGTCCGGTACGGCGTCGCTCCCGATCACCCGCGGATCAAGGAGATCATCAAGGCGCTGCGCAGGGTGCTGTCGCGCGACGAGATCCGGTTCATCGGCAACGTGCACTACGGCTCCGACGTTGCGCTGCCGGACCTGCGCCGTCACTACGACGCGGTGATCTTCTCCACCGGTGCACGCGCCGACCGTGACCTCGACATCCCCGGTATCGAACTTCCGGGCAGCTACGGCGCGGCAGACTTCGTGTCCTGGTACGACGGACATCCCGACGTACCGCGGAGCTGGCCGCTCACCGCGAAGAATGTCGCGGTCCTGGGCGCGGGCAACGTCGCCCTCGACGTCGCCCGCATGCTCGCGAAGCCCGCCGACGAACAACTCACGACCGAGATCGCCGGCAACGTCTACCAGGGTCTGGCCGCCAACGCCGCGACCGATGTGCACGTGTTCGCCCGGCGCGGTCCCGCGCAGATCAAGTTCAGCCCCATGGAATTTCGCGAACTGTCGCACTCGCCGAACGTGGACGTCATCGTGCATCCCGAGGGTTTCGAGATCGACGAGGCCAGCCAGCGGACCATCAACACCAGCAAGTCGACCAAGCTCGTCGTCGACACCATGATGAAGTACCTGGAGCGGGAACCGACCGGCGCACCGCACCGCATTCACATCCACCTGTGCCAGGCGCCGGTCGCGGTGCTGGGTGAAGACCGGGTAGAAGGGCTGCGCACGGAACGTACCGAGCTCATCGGCGACGGGACCGTCCGCGGCACAGGCGAATTCACCGAATGGCCCGTCGAGGCCGTGTATCGCGCAGTGGGCTACCTGTCGTCGCATCTGGCGGGGCTGCCGTTCGACCACCATGCCGGGGTGATTCCGCACGACGCCGGCCGCGTGCTCGACATCGACGGCGGCCTCATCGACGCGACCTATGTGACCGGCTGGATCAAGCGCGGTCCGATCGGGCTCATCGGACACACCAAGTCCGACGCCGCCGAGACCGTCAACAGCTTGCTGAGCGATCTACCCGGGCTGCGTGTTCCCGAGGTCACCGACCCCGATGCGATCCTCGAGCACCTAGCGGCCAAGGATGTCGACTACACCACCTGGGCAGAGTGGGAACGCCTTGACGCACACGAGATCAGCCTCGGCGAGGTGCAGGGCCGCGAGCGCGTCAAGGTGGTCGCGCGCGAGGAGATGATCCGCGCCGGGCGCGACGCGCTGGTCCGCGACTAA
- a CDS encoding ATPase produces the protein MADRGDSRARPAPRRRIKTLTQAALNADATVDQIDALLTDLDTTVTSLNNSIGDLDVTLERFNRTITSIDELAPRLIAMVERLEGIVNRVEAIVDIGEAVASPMATAENAVRRVVDVVRRTAGI, from the coding sequence ATGGCAGACAGAGGCGACAGCCGGGCCCGTCCCGCGCCGCGCCGGCGGATCAAGACACTCACCCAGGCGGCGCTGAACGCCGACGCCACGGTCGATCAGATCGATGCCCTGTTGACCGACCTCGACACCACGGTGACCAGCCTCAACAACTCGATCGGCGACTTGGATGTCACCCTCGAGCGGTTCAATCGGACCATCACCAGCATCGATGAGCTGGCCCCGCGGCTGATCGCCATGGTCGAGCGGCTCGAAGGCATCGTGAACCGCGTCGAAGCCATCGTGGACATCGGCGAGGCGGTCGCATCGCCGATGGCCACGGCCGAGAATGCGGTGCGCCGGGTGGTCGACGTGGTGCGCCGTACGGCGGGAATCTAG
- the ppc gene encoding phosphoenolpyruvate carboxylase, which yields MAEAFDTTLLPIGSVYRTQVGREATEPMREDIRLLGTILGDTVREQNGEEVFDLIERARVESFRVRRSEIDRAELAGLFGGIDVHQAIPVIRAFTHFALLANVAEDIHRERRRAVHVAAGEPPQDSSLAATYRKLDSAALDAAAVADALTGALVSPVITAHPTETRRRTVFDTQHRITELMRLRLHGQTRTADDRDIEVELRRHILTLWQTALVRLSRLKISDEIETGLRYYPAAFFEVIPQVNAQVRSELQSRWPDAGLLEVPILRPGSWIGGDRDGNPNVTPEIVRLATGRAAYTALGHYFTEITALEEELSLSVRLVRVSPELTALADACTEPARADEPYRRALRVIHGRLTATAAEILDEQPEQVLDLGLTAYRTPAELLADLDTVDASLRGHGSAVLADDRLGRLREAVRVFGFHLCGLDMRQNSETHEQVVAELLAWAGVHPDYASLPEAERVELLAAEVATRRPLIGEGAQLSELARKELGIVAAAARAVKVLGPEAVPNYIISMCQSVSDLLEAAVLLKEAGLLDVSTGYCPVGIVPLFETIDDLQRGSTILEDALDLPVYREIVTARDQQQEVMLGYSDSNKDGGYLAANWALYRAELDLVESARKTGIRLRLFHGRGGTVGRGGGPSYDAILAQPPGAVKGSLRITEQGEVIAAKYAEPRIAHRNLETLLAATLESTLLDVEGLGDEAGPAYAVLDDLAARAQRAYAELVHDTPGFVDYFKASTPVSEIGALNIGSRPTSRKPTTSIADLRAIPWVLAWSQSRVMLPGWYGTGTAFEEWIAEGDGRLEVLQDLYQRWPFFATVLSNMAQVLAKSDMGLAARYSELVDDEDLRARVFDKIVAEHERTIRMHRLITGQDDLLADNPALARSVFNRFPYLEPLNHLQVELLRRYRSGDTDELVQRGILLTMSGLATALRNSG from the coding sequence ATGGCAGAGGCTTTCGACACCACCCTGTTGCCCATCGGTTCGGTGTACCGCACCCAGGTGGGCCGGGAAGCCACCGAGCCGATGCGCGAGGACATCAGACTGCTCGGCACGATCCTCGGCGACACCGTGCGGGAACAGAACGGCGAGGAGGTGTTCGACCTCATCGAACGTGCCCGGGTGGAATCGTTCCGCGTCCGGCGCTCCGAGATCGACCGAGCGGAGCTGGCCGGCCTGTTCGGCGGTATCGATGTCCACCAGGCCATTCCGGTCATCCGGGCCTTCACCCACTTCGCGCTGCTGGCCAACGTGGCCGAGGACATCCACCGGGAACGGCGCCGCGCGGTGCACGTGGCGGCAGGCGAACCCCCGCAGGACAGCAGCCTGGCGGCCACCTACCGCAAGCTGGACTCGGCGGCTCTCGACGCTGCCGCCGTTGCCGACGCGCTGACGGGCGCGCTGGTCTCGCCCGTCATCACCGCGCATCCCACCGAAACTCGGCGCCGCACGGTGTTCGACACCCAGCACCGCATCACCGAGCTGATGCGGTTGCGGCTGCACGGCCAGACCCGCACCGCCGACGACCGCGACATCGAGGTCGAGCTGAGACGCCACATCCTGACGCTGTGGCAGACGGCGTTGGTGCGGCTGTCCCGGCTGAAGATCTCCGACGAGATCGAAACCGGCCTGCGGTACTACCCGGCGGCGTTCTTCGAGGTCATACCGCAGGTCAACGCCCAGGTGCGCAGCGAGCTGCAGAGCCGCTGGCCCGACGCCGGACTGTTGGAGGTCCCGATCCTGCGGCCGGGGTCGTGGATCGGCGGCGACCGCGACGGCAACCCCAACGTCACACCGGAGATCGTCCGGCTGGCCACCGGCCGGGCCGCGTACACGGCGCTCGGGCACTACTTCACCGAGATCACCGCTCTGGAGGAAGAGCTGTCCCTGTCGGTGCGCCTCGTCCGGGTCAGCCCGGAGCTCACCGCGCTCGCCGATGCCTGCACCGAGCCGGCACGCGCCGACGAGCCGTATCGGCGCGCGCTGCGCGTGATCCACGGGCGTCTCACGGCCACCGCCGCCGAGATCCTCGACGAGCAGCCCGAACAGGTGCTCGACCTGGGGCTGACCGCGTACCGCACGCCCGCCGAATTGCTCGCCGACCTCGATACCGTCGATGCGTCACTGCGCGGGCACGGCAGCGCCGTACTGGCCGATGATCGCTTGGGCCGCCTGCGAGAGGCCGTGCGGGTCTTCGGTTTTCATCTGTGCGGCTTGGACATGCGGCAGAACTCGGAGACACACGAGCAGGTCGTCGCCGAGCTACTGGCCTGGGCCGGAGTGCATCCCGACTACGCGTCGTTGCCGGAGGCCGAGCGGGTCGAGCTGCTCGCCGCCGAGGTGGCCACCCGCCGCCCGCTGATCGGCGAGGGCGCGCAGCTCTCGGAACTGGCGCGCAAGGAACTCGGGATCGTCGCCGCGGCGGCCAGGGCGGTCAAGGTGCTCGGCCCCGAGGCGGTGCCCAACTACATCATCTCGATGTGCCAGTCGGTCTCCGATCTGCTGGAGGCCGCGGTGCTGCTGAAAGAGGCTGGGCTGCTGGATGTTTCGACCGGGTACTGCCCGGTCGGGATCGTGCCGCTGTTCGAGACCATCGACGACCTGCAGCGCGGTTCGACGATCCTGGAGGATGCGCTGGACCTGCCGGTGTACCGCGAGATCGTCACCGCGCGCGACCAGCAGCAGGAAGTGATGCTCGGCTACTCGGACTCCAACAAGGACGGTGGCTATCTGGCCGCCAACTGGGCCCTGTACCGTGCCGAACTCGACCTCGTGGAGTCGGCACGTAAGACCGGAATCCGGTTGCGGCTCTTCCACGGTCGCGGTGGGACCGTCGGCCGCGGCGGCGGCCCCAGCTATGACGCCATCCTGGCCCAACCGCCCGGCGCGGTGAAGGGCTCGCTGCGCATCACCGAACAGGGCGAGGTGATCGCGGCCAAGTACGCCGAACCCCGGATCGCGCACCGCAACCTGGAGACTCTACTGGCGGCCACCCTGGAATCGACCCTGCTCGACGTCGAAGGCCTCGGCGACGAGGCCGGGCCTGCGTACGCCGTGCTCGACGACCTCGCGGCCCGGGCTCAGCGGGCCTACGCCGAATTGGTGCACGACACACCGGGTTTCGTCGATTACTTCAAGGCGTCCACACCGGTCAGCGAGATCGGCGCGCTCAACATCGGCAGCAGGCCGACTTCTCGCAAGCCGACCACCTCGATTGCCGATCTGCGTGCCATCCCCTGGGTGCTGGCCTGGAGCCAGTCGCGCGTCATGCTGCCGGGCTGGTACGGCACCGGGACGGCGTTCGAGGAATGGATCGCCGAGGGGGACGGGCGACTGGAGGTGCTGCAAGATCTGTACCAGCGCTGGCCATTCTTCGCGACCGTGCTGTCCAACATGGCCCAGGTGCTCGCCAAGTCCGATATGGGCCTGGCAGCGCGGTATTCAGAGCTGGTCGACGATGAGGATCTGCGGGCCCGGGTGTTCGACAAGATCGTCGCCGAACACGAGCGCACCATTCGCATGCACCGGCTGATCACCGGCCAGGACGATCTGCTGGCCGACAACCCGGCGCTGGCCCGCTCGGTGTTCAACCGGTTCCCGTACCTGGAGCCGCTCAACCATCTGCAGGTGGAACTGTTGCGGCGCTACCGTTCCGGGGACACCGACGAGCTGGTGCAGCGTGGCATCCTGCTCACCATGAGTGGGCTGGCCACCGCGTTGCGCAACAGCGGTTAG